A part of Lacibacter sp. H407 genomic DNA contains:
- a CDS encoding DUF5683 domain-containing protein, producing MRQFVFFILLQCCWLTQLHAQETVAADTTIKGTQTDTTQASTTAVLMKEHSPRKATIRSAILPGWGQAYNKKYWKIPIVYGALGTAVGFFVYNNREYIDARDAYRNMKDNDPSNDYLIKPRFSQRDPEAVRQYRIGVRQYVDYSVLAFLLLWGLNVVDATVDGHLKAFEVSDNLSMQINPTYVPQTKQAAVGLVFNFGKKYTAK from the coding sequence ATGAGGCAATTCGTTTTTTTTATATTATTACAATGCTGTTGGTTAACACAGTTACATGCACAGGAAACTGTTGCAGCTGATACAACCATCAAGGGCACACAAACAGATACAACACAGGCATCAACAACAGCAGTGTTGATGAAAGAACATTCGCCCCGCAAAGCCACCATCCGCTCAGCCATTCTTCCCGGTTGGGGACAGGCTTACAATAAAAAGTATTGGAAAATTCCCATTGTATACGGAGCACTTGGAACAGCAGTTGGCTTCTTTGTTTATAATAACAGAGAATACATTGATGCAAGAGATGCCTACCGGAACATGAAAGACAACGACCCATCAAATGATTATCTCATTAAACCGAGATTCAGTCAACGGGATCCGGAAGCAGTGCGACAATACAGAATCGGCGTACGTCAATATGTAGATTATTCAGTACTTGCCTTTCTTTTATTGTGGGGATTGAATGTGGTGGATGCAACGGTTGACGGACATTTGAAAGCATTTGAAGTAAGTGATAACTTATCAATGCAGATCAATCCTACGTATGTGCCGCAAACAAAACAGGCAGCAGTAGGTTTGGTCTTCAACTTCGGTAAAAAATATACAGCGAAGTAA
- a CDS encoding ParB/RepB/Spo0J family partition protein, with amino-acid sequence MSTPGKKDALGKGIRSLLQSIDEDLKTTAGQLKPTVTEAVTGIIRIPISDIDINPKQPRRDFDEQALKELADSIKMHDIIQPVTVSKVSTGKYRLISGERRWRASKMAGLVDIPAYIRQANDQELLELALLENLQRENLNAVEIALSYKRLMEELDYTQEQVAERMGKDRTTVTNYIRLLKLPPDIQLAVRTGDLSMGHARALINVDTIDKQLYVFHHIKEKGLSVRQTESLVRQLYKSAPVKNAVKGSLPEAFKRIEDNLASQFGTKVKLSHSKKGNGSIFIEYYSLEQFNQILKQLGTDVE; translated from the coding sequence ATGTCTACCCCCGGAAAAAAAGATGCGTTAGGAAAAGGAATCCGTTCATTGCTGCAAAGTATTGATGAAGATCTGAAAACAACGGCTGGCCAGTTGAAACCAACTGTAACAGAGGCCGTTACAGGGATCATTCGTATTCCAATCAGTGATATTGACATCAACCCCAAACAACCCCGTCGGGATTTTGACGAACAGGCTCTCAAAGAACTGGCCGACAGCATCAAGATGCACGACATCATTCAGCCGGTTACAGTTTCAAAGGTCAGCACCGGAAAGTACCGGTTGATCTCCGGTGAACGCAGATGGCGGGCTTCCAAAATGGCGGGTCTTGTTGATATTCCGGCGTACATCCGCCAGGCCAACGATCAGGAACTGCTGGAACTGGCCCTGCTCGAAAACCTGCAACGTGAAAACCTGAATGCAGTGGAAATTGCCCTCAGCTACAAACGACTGATGGAAGAACTGGATTACACACAGGAACAGGTGGCCGAACGCATGGGGAAAGACAGAACTACGGTTACCAACTATATCCGCTTACTGAAACTCCCGCCCGATATTCAACTGGCTGTTCGCACCGGTGATCTGAGTATGGGCCATGCTCGTGCCTTGATCAATGTAGATACAATCGACAAGCAATTGTATGTGTTTCATCATATCAAAGAAAAAGGGTTATCGGTTCGCCAAACTGAAAGCCTTGTTCGGCAATTATATAAATCAGCTCCTGTTAAAAATGCCGTAAAGGGCAGTTTGCCTGAGGCATTTAAACGGATTGAAGATAACTTAGCATCGCAATTCGGCACCAAAGTAAAACTCAGCCATAGCAAAAAAGGAAACGGAAGTATTTTTATTGAGTATTACTCGCTTGAACAATTCAACCAGATATTGAAGCAACTGGGTACCGATGTTGAATGA
- a CDS encoding glycine-rich domain-containing protein: protein MVTEINKKQLWLQLDSYHFNHIVPPNVWNKITELFGGEDASTKAFADKIKRKHNWTSNFALHAIHEYKKFVYLGVISNFQVTPSKIIDIVWHEHLLFTKPYRQFCDEVIQYNFDHHPEHIPFDDQTEAFAEQYIKTLLLYRAEFGFDAPVAIWDLPKFSENQLSVAKKNYQRQLNTVYSDGGNSGYGNEAPLSSYFNDPHFSDFNGGDFGGGGAGGDFGDANDGGSSSCGSSCSSGCGGGD, encoded by the coding sequence ATGGTAACTGAAATCAACAAAAAGCAATTATGGTTACAATTGGATTCGTATCATTTCAACCATATTGTTCCTCCGAATGTTTGGAATAAGATCACAGAATTATTTGGCGGTGAAGACGCTTCGACGAAAGCATTTGCTGACAAAATAAAAAGAAAACATAACTGGACAAGCAATTTTGCTTTGCATGCTATCCACGAGTATAAAAAATTTGTTTACCTGGGTGTTATCAGCAATTTTCAGGTAACTCCTTCCAAGATCATCGATATTGTTTGGCATGAGCATTTGCTTTTCACAAAACCCTATCGTCAATTTTGTGACGAAGTGATTCAATACAATTTCGATCATCATCCTGAGCATATACCGTTTGATGATCAAACGGAAGCATTCGCCGAACAGTATATAAAAACACTTTTACTCTACCGTGCTGAATTTGGTTTTGATGCCCCGGTTGCAATTTGGGATTTGCCAAAGTTTAGTGAGAATCAGCTTAGCGTTGCTAAAAAAAACTACCAACGGCAATTGAATACCGTTTACAGTGACGGTGGCAATTCAGGTTATGGAAACGAAGCACCGTTATCGAGTTATTTTAACGATCCTCACTTTTCTGATTTTAACGGTGGTGATTTTGGCGGCGGAGGTGCAGGTGGCGACTTTGGTGATGCCAATGATGGCGGGAGCTCAAGTTGTGGTTCAAGTTGCAGTAGCGGATGTGGCGGAGGTGATTAG
- the crcB gene encoding fluoride efflux transporter CrcB codes for MLKNFLLVGLGGAAGSMLRYAFSVWLKHASFPLATFLVNIIGSFVIGLVFAYALRSESFAINWRLFLAAGICGGFTTFSAFSLESLSLLQQQRIGMFFLYVIGSLLLGLAATWLGYSLLK; via the coding sequence ATGCTGAAAAATTTTTTACTTGTTGGTCTTGGTGGTGCGGCGGGCAGTATGTTACGTTATGCGTTTTCAGTTTGGTTGAAACATGCATCGTTCCCGCTTGCAACTTTTTTGGTGAATATCATTGGCAGTTTTGTGATTGGACTTGTGTTTGCCTATGCCCTTCGCAGCGAAAGCTTTGCCATCAACTGGCGGTTGTTTCTGGCAGCAGGCATCTGCGGCGGCTTTACTACTTTCTCCGCTTTTTCATTGGAAAGTTTATCATTGTTGCAACAGCAACGGATCGGTATGTTTTTTCTATATGTGATTGGAAGTTTATTGCTGGGATTAGCGGCAACATGGCTGGGTTATAGTTTGCTCAAGTAA
- a CDS encoding acyltransferase family protein produces the protein MAQQLATLNECSSSTFPVSVMRRDFFEQSVRHLIYLLKNLPSTRLKQTYFPNLDALRGIAAIFVVLGHIEFLKPGFRLKRIPLYSIFDIGANIAVTLFFVLSGFLITYLLVNEKEEKQKIFLKEFYIRRTLRIWPLFYLTLFISYIIVPQFFPSYSRYAYTSSFVLNALFLTNITYALHKPPPLGTPVWSIGIEEQFYIFWPWVLIKTRLESLMKRLLLIILSIFIFKAALLYFSNPGNFIHKIWILVNITRYDCLFIGAIAALLYKGHSIKIGRLQINYYSFANYTAQVITYTLLILTILANLFYKLPIIHQWYSFLFMSMILSMATYEKSIVRIDNRILNYLGKISYSIYLLHMFVIAVLYKFVISNLPDIDIISQNFIIYSMVILSTIIVASASYYFIEKPFLKLKEKFR, from the coding sequence TTGGCTCAACAGCTGGCAACCCTGAATGAATGCAGCAGTTCAACCTTTCCCGTTTCAGTGATGAGACGGGATTTTTTTGAACAGAGTGTTCGCCACTTAATATATTTGCTAAAAAATTTGCCTTCTACTCGGCTTAAACAAACTTATTTTCCAAACCTTGACGCCTTGAGAGGGATTGCCGCAATTTTTGTGGTTTTAGGACATATTGAATTTTTAAAACCTGGGTTTAGATTAAAAAGGATTCCGCTATATTCCATATTTGACATCGGCGCAAATATAGCCGTAACTTTATTCTTTGTTCTTAGTGGCTTTCTGATTACCTATCTGCTTGTAAACGAGAAAGAGGAAAAACAAAAAATTTTTTTGAAAGAATTTTACATACGTCGAACACTCAGAATATGGCCGCTATTTTACCTTACCCTTTTTATTTCTTATATTATTGTTCCCCAATTCTTCCCTTCTTATAGTCGTTATGCCTATACTTCCTCGTTCGTTTTAAATGCTCTTTTTCTCACAAATATTACATACGCCTTACATAAGCCCCCACCGTTGGGTACGCCAGTTTGGTCCATTGGAATAGAAGAGCAATTTTATATTTTTTGGCCTTGGGTTTTGATAAAGACCAGATTAGAATCATTAATGAAAAGGCTTTTGCTTATTATACTGTCCATCTTTATTTTCAAAGCGGCTTTACTTTATTTCAGCAACCCCGGAAATTTCATTCACAAAATATGGATTCTTGTAAATATTACACGATACGATTGTTTATTTATTGGGGCTATTGCGGCTCTCTTATACAAGGGGCACAGCATTAAAATCGGAAGGCTTCAAATCAATTATTACTCTTTCGCCAACTATACAGCACAGGTAATTACATACACTCTGCTTATTTTAACCATACTTGCAAATTTATTTTATAAGTTGCCCATTATTCACCAATGGTATTCATTTCTTTTTATGTCAATGATTTTAAGTATGGCTACATATGAAAAATCTATTGTTAGAATTGATAATCGAATTTTGAATTACCTGGGGAAAATTTCTTACAGCATTTACCTGCTTCATATGTTTGTAATTGCTGTGTTATATAAATTCGTGATTTCTAACTTGCCGGATATTGATATTATTAGCCAGAATTTTATCATTTACAGCATGGTTATTTTATCAACCATAATAGTGGCGTCAGCTAGTTATTATTTCATAGAAAAACCTTTCCTTAAGCTTAAAGAAAAATTCCGATAA
- a CDS encoding PhoH family protein: MTETIINLETVNPIEFFGVNNGKLDLLKKKFPLLKILSRGTQIKLSGSPEQVDQAKEKIDLLIAYLERNGQLSENYFEQILGGDDQETVDAFVERNPSEVLVFGPNGRTVRARTQNQKRMVGAVDKNDIVFAIGPAGTGKTYTAVALAVRALKNKLVKKIILTRPAVEAGESLGFLPGDLKEKIDPYLRPLYDALDDMIPADKLGYYMSTRVIEIAPLAYMRGRTLDNAFIILDEAQNTTDLQLKMFLTRIGANAKAIITGDMTQVDLPKNQRSGLEKGIRILKNIDGISHIELDEEDVVRHRLVKAIIRAYDKDHKIDQEQPNGNRR; encoded by the coding sequence TTGACTGAAACAATCATTAACCTCGAAACCGTTAACCCGATTGAATTTTTTGGTGTAAACAACGGCAAGCTCGATCTCCTCAAAAAGAAATTCCCGCTCTTAAAAATTTTATCTCGTGGCACACAGATCAAACTTAGCGGCAGCCCCGAACAGGTTGACCAGGCAAAAGAAAAAATTGATCTGCTGATTGCTTATCTGGAGCGGAACGGTCAACTCAGCGAAAATTATTTTGAACAAATTCTTGGCGGCGACGACCAGGAAACAGTAGATGCATTTGTAGAACGTAATCCCAGCGAAGTGTTGGTGTTTGGGCCCAATGGCCGCACCGTTCGTGCACGTACCCAAAACCAGAAACGGATGGTAGGTGCTGTTGATAAAAATGATATTGTATTTGCAATAGGGCCAGCAGGTACCGGCAAAACCTATACCGCTGTTGCACTTGCAGTACGTGCATTAAAAAACAAATTGGTGAAGAAGATCATACTTACACGACCTGCTGTTGAAGCTGGTGAAAGTCTTGGTTTCTTACCCGGAGATTTGAAAGAAAAGATCGATCCATATCTCCGTCCGTTATACGATGCGTTGGATGATATGATCCCTGCTGATAAACTTGGTTATTACATGAGCACACGTGTAATTGAAATTGCACCGTTGGCTTACATGCGTGGACGTACATTGGATAATGCATTCATCATTTTAGATGAGGCACAGAATACAACTGATCTGCAGTTGAAAATGTTCCTTACCCGTATTGGTGCAAATGCAAAAGCCATCATTACAGGTGATATGACACAGGTGGATCTGCCAAAGAACCAGCGTAGTGGTTTGGAAAAAGGGATCCGCATTTTAAAGAACATCGATGGTATAAGTCATATTGAATTGGATGAAGAAGATGTGGTTCGTCACCGTTTGGTGAAAGCCATTATCAGGGCGTATGATAAGGATCACAAGATCGATCAGGAGCAACCGAATGGCAACCGTCGATAG